The following are from one region of the Salvia hispanica cultivar TCC Black 2014 chromosome 1, UniMelb_Shisp_WGS_1.0, whole genome shotgun sequence genome:
- the LOC125211689 gene encoding putative HVA22-like protein g yields the protein MIEELITRSLILVFGYAYPAFQCFKTLEKNKVTVPELRFWCQYWVIVALISIVEKVLDIFISWVPFYRAIKLLMYIYLWHPGTKGSTYMYDTVVQPYVSKHEPTIDRGISELKERAWNLALSYWYKSADMSSKKVLECLQLLMAQAMNAALSRPQSQEGKSKPNDGATPTPPSTPSGVLKRNTSEKWRPPVGPAGSVGSPTPNSAKQQKSENDQDFLAARVRLRSVNNKDTK from the exons ATGATTGAGGAATTAATTACCAGGAGCTTGAT CTTGGTGTTTGGATATGCATATCCTGCATTCCAATGTTTCAAAACTTTGGAGAAAAACAAGGTTACAGTTCCAGAACTCAGGTTTTGGTGCCAATACTG GGTGATTGTTGCGCTGATATCAATTGTTGAAAAAGTccttgatatatttatttcatg gGTCCCCTTTTACCGAGCGATAAAGCTACTAATGTACATATACTTGTGGCATCCCGGTACTAAG GGGAGTACCTACATGTACGACACGGTGGTGCAACCGTATGTGTCGAAGCATGAACCAACAATAGATCGAGGTATATCCGAATTGAAGGAGAGGGCGTGGAATTTGGCTCTTAGTTATTGGTACAAAAGCGCAGATATGAGCTCCAAAAAAGTTCTTGAATGCCTTCAATTGTTGATGGCTCAAGCCATGAACGCTGCTTTATCGCGCCCCCAATCACAG GAGGGTAAATCCAAGCCCAACGACGGTGCAACGCCAACGCCGCCGAGCACGCCTTCAGGAGTTCTCAAGCGGAACACTTCCGAGAAGTGGCGGCCGCCTGTAGGTCCGGCGGGAAGCGTGGGCAGCCCAACCCCCAATTCGGCTAAGCAACAGAAATCAGAAAACGATCAGGACTTCCTTGCTGCCAGGGTCAGGCTCAGGAGCGTCAACAACAAAGACACTAAATAA
- the LOC125213047 gene encoding E3 ubiquitin-protein ligase PUB23-like — protein MAEVEIEIEIPPYFLCPITLDIMRDPVTLTTGITYDRESIEQWLFTQQNTTCPATKQQLPNLDLTPNTTLRRLIQSWCTLHAVQRLPSPKPPLTLPHLLRLLSQASLPHLQSQSLQTLKSLASDSLTNRRCIASSPAPAFLASLIITKSPFSDDALSILHSLHLPESALKPLSTPAFVESLTLILQLGNYHAINLLRSITEIAEPSLLISLKPELFSGIAQILKDKDSSRKYMKSAMKVLIAACPWGRNRMKAAEAGVAAAVVDLLLDVVDKRECEMMMTVLEMVCQCADGRSELLGHAAGLAVVAKKILRVSGAATERGVRILHSVSRYSATAAVLAEMVQSGAVAKLWLVVQVDCGAKTKERAREILKAHARAWRTSSCIPTNLISSYPS, from the coding sequence ATGGCAGAAGTTGAAATCGAGATCGAGATCCCACCATACTTCCTCTGCCCCATCACGCTCGACATCATGAGAGATCCAGTCACACTCACCACCGGAATCACCTACGACAGAGAAAGCATCGAGCAGTGGCTCTTCACACAGCAAAACACCACCTGCCCCGCCACCAAACAGCAACTCCCCAACCTCGACCTCACCCCCAACACCACCCTCCGCCGCCTCATCCAGTCATGGTGCACCCTCCACGCCGTCCAGCGCCTCCCCTCCCCGAAACCACCCCTCACCCTCCCCCACCTCCTCCGCCTCCTCTCCCAAGCCTCCCTCCCCCACCTCCAATCCCAATCCCTCCAAACCCTCAAATCCCTCGCCTCCGACAGCCTCACCAACCGCCGCTGCATCGCCTCCTCCCCCGCCCCCGCCTTCCTCGCCTCCCTCATCATCACCAAATCCCCCTTCTCCGACGACGCCCTCTCCATCCTCCACTCCCTCCACCTCCCCGAATCCGCCCTCAAACCCCTCTCCACCCCCGCCTTCGTCGAATCCCTAACCCTAATTCTGCAGCTTGGGAACTACCATGCCATCAACCTCCTCAGATCCATCACAGAAATCGCCGAACCATCCCTCCTCATTTCACTAAAACCCGAGCTCTTCTCGGGAATAGCTCAGATTTTAAAGGATAAAGACAGCTCGAGAAAATACATGAAGTCGGCGATGAAAGTGCTGATTGCGGCGTGCCCATGGGGGCGGAACCGGATGAAGGCGGCGGAGGCgggggtggcggcggcggtggtcgACCTCCTACTCGACGTGGTTGACAAGAGGGAGTGTGAGATGATGATGACGGTGCTGGAGATGGTGTGCCAGTGCGCGGACGGGAGGTCGGAGCTGCTGGGGCACGCGGCGGGGCTGGCCGTGGTGGCCAAGAAGATACTCAGGGTGTCGGGGGCGGCGACCGAGAGGGGGGTGAGGATCCTGCACTCGGTGTCGAGGTACTCGGCGACGGCGGCGGTGCTGGCGGAGATGGTGCAGAGCGGGGCGGTGGCGAAGCTGTGGCTGGTGGTGCAGGTGGACTGCGGGGCGAAGACCAAGGAGAGAGCCAGGGAGATTCTCAAGGCGCATGCTAGAGCTTGGAGGACTTCCTCTTGCATACCTACCAATCTCATTTCTTCATATCCCTCTTGA
- the LOC125211696 gene encoding uncharacterized protein LOC125211696, with protein MANVAVSLPQQPRDHPLLRRRSSIPSSIAVAPPKLNLLHHHSSSSDDLELLSIKPNPRSYTSLKDLLPTTAVNSPRPSSAQAGSDICIRNRLVKQAAWAYLQPMSTASGSADAGFLRRLAALFELVRRSVARAINWTLQFVWIRCSR; from the coding sequence ATGGCAAACGTCGCCGTTTCACTACCGCAGCAGCCTCGCGATCATCCgctcctccgccgccggagTTCAATCCCGTCCTCGATCGCAGTAGCGCCGCCGAAGCTCAatctcctccaccaccacagCTCGTCTTCCGACGATCTGGAGCTGCTGTCAATCAAGCCTAATCCGAGGAGCTACACCTCGCTGAAGGATCTCCTCCCGACGACGGCGGTGAACTCGCCGCGGCCGAGCTCCGCGCAGGCCGGATCCGACATCTGCATCCGGAACCGCCTCGTCAAGCAGGCGGCGTGGGCGTACCTCCAGCCGATGTCCACCGCCTCGGGCTCCGCCGACGCCGGCTTCCTCCGCCGCCTCGCCGCCCTGTTTGAGCTGGTCCGCCGCAGCGTCGCTCGGGCAATCAATTGGACGCTTCAATTTGTGTGGATCCGCTGCTCCAGATAG